In Halorhabdus tiamatea SARL4B, a genomic segment contains:
- a CDS encoding 2-phosphosulfolactate phosphatase translates to MVHEDTAHSRLDERLIERCEDVPANPEPGAYVVIDTMHFSNTVIELLARGATHVHVPDERGEEFDYRAGHPDALIGGGRTAEYDPEDGYDFFNSPSYVQDIDVEGRPVSMTSTNGGRTVATLRERGGEDVDVFVGAPLNARAIGRFLRRREHPVSLVAAGYQGEIAVEDHVGAALISRYLDEIPPTETEIERCRDQLETAKGPDYVEKHAIRCRDVRAYAMNVNGRAVIPELSGDSLVRARAPDRSASRERGLAD, encoded by the coding sequence ATGGTACATGAAGACACAGCGCATAGTCGACTCGACGAGCGCCTCATCGAACGGTGTGAGGACGTCCCCGCGAACCCGGAACCGGGCGCGTACGTCGTCATCGACACGATGCACTTCTCGAACACCGTGATCGAACTGCTGGCACGGGGGGCAACACACGTTCACGTGCCCGACGAACGGGGCGAGGAGTTCGACTACCGGGCCGGCCACCCGGACGCGCTCATCGGGGGCGGCCGCACGGCGGAGTACGACCCCGAGGACGGCTACGACTTCTTCAACTCGCCGAGTTACGTCCAGGACATCGACGTCGAGGGCCGGCCGGTGAGCATGACCTCGACCAACGGCGGCCGGACCGTGGCGACGCTCCGCGAGCGCGGGGGCGAGGACGTCGACGTGTTCGTGGGCGCGCCGCTGAACGCGCGAGCCATCGGCCGGTTCCTCCGGCGACGCGAGCACCCCGTCTCTCTCGTGGCTGCGGGCTATCAGGGCGAGATCGCGGTCGAGGATCACGTCGGTGCGGCCCTCATCAGCCGCTATCTCGACGAGATACCGCCGACCGAGACCGAGATCGAACGCTGCAGAGACCAGCTCGAAACGGCGAAAGGGCCAGACTACGTCGAGAAGCACGCGATCCGTTGCCGGGACGTCCGGGCGTACGCGATGAACGTCAACGGTCGGGCAGTGATCCCAGAGCTATCTGGCGATTCGCTGGTCCGGGCACGTGCCCCCGATCGATCGGCTTCCAGGGAACGAGGACTGGCAGACTGA